Below is a genomic region from Prunus persica cultivar Lovell chromosome G3, Prunus_persica_NCBIv2, whole genome shotgun sequence.
ATTATGCgtaatattataattacttGGAGTTCTTGGgttgagaaaataatggtgGAAAAGAGGGTAGTGGGAATGATTTTTTGTGTAGCTGAGTCTAACTCTTGGCAGGTACTAGATCTCAGGGATCCCATAGTGCACATGGTTTTTATTGGGTGATTCGGGACTGGCTACAGGAAATTAGTGGGCAAGATAAGAACTAAACCAATTGAGGCTGAATTAGATGAGAGTGATAGagctttatatatttattgtaaaGTTGTAAAATTTTGGAGTTATTTTTGTAagagaagtttattttaaacccATGTTTcggcttatttatttatttatttttattttctcacgcACTAGGCGCGGGACTTTCACCAACCCTAGGGTCCGGagcgtgagagagagagagagagagagagagagagagagaggttggtGGGTGGTGGAGTTGGTGGCTGGGTAGAGGAGGGTGAAGGTTGAATCTATTGGGAAGTTGTtggtgttttttattttctaaacagTTTTGAGaaagttattttcttttctattgttgttttttttaataactaatTTATAAAACTGAGAATTATTTGAattgtaaaaagaaattaaaatatttataactgtttttttatatttattttagattttaaaatattttaatagctaaaatactaaaatactCATGCCATGTCAACAATATAACGGTTTTATTGAGAAATTTGATGGAATGGGGCAATGCGAGACACACAATAATAGCACACCCATATTGACCCAGTTGTAAACTCATGAGGTAAattgagatttatttatttatttatttatttattttgaggaCCTTTCCTATTAAGAGGGACAATAGCATACTAAACTTACATACATTACATGGATgttaggactcgaacccaggaccttACCTGAGATAAACTGAGATTTTCGATAAAGCATAAGAGGCATATCAATAAATAAGCCTAAATACTTAAAAAGGAAAGTTAGACTCCATGGAATGGAATGTTCATTCAATTGTTGAATATAAATAGCATTTATTAAGGTCTTTTACCCGAGTTTATATTAAGCACATTTTTCATAAGGCTAATGCGACAGTTGACATGAACTTATATctcagtttcaatttgtcactttaaagaaaaatttaagagaaatgtcacctaaaattttcaaaatccatgatttgtcatCTGACTTTaacaccatccaattttctatccatttttaagggtattttaatctttccattttcaagggtattttaaaaatggaaaaatcattatataaaaaattgtatatcttttaaacaattaaaattgatatatacatatatatatcccCTTCCCCCATCCATGAGCGCCACTGGAGGCTCCAACCAACCTAGCCAACCTTGAAATCCATTCCCCCTTCCTCCTTCGCTCTCTACCATGGAAATGTTGAAGTTTTGGCTCACCATGATGCAGGAGGAAAGAAGGAACCAAAGGGCTGCAAGAAGATGCAGTGGCTAGAGAAGAAGAATCACTGGCGCTCGACTGGAAGCTGCAAGCGCTCGAACGGCTAAGGGATGATTTTGCAAGTGCTCAAGAGGATTGCGCGTGTTGTGCGATTTCCTGACGAGATTTGGACAGATTTTCTCCTTGCTTTATGGTCTTGTATGTTTCCTATTCCTAGTTAACTTGTAACTAAAGTCCTATACATTATAAATAGGACGATTAGGGTTAGATTAACAAAggggagaagagaagatgTAACACATGACAAAATTCAAAGGTGAATTCTTGAGTGTTTACAAGGGCATCAAATGGTTTGAGCAAggggagaaaaaagagatCTAGGGTTCTTGGGAGAGCTAAGGGGGTTCAGTTGTAACCAAAGTTGTTCTTACATACTAGTGCATTTCTTGGGTGGATCACCAACAAGACGTAGGCGACCGAAGCTCTATAAATATTTGTGACcttgtgtgtttgttttacTCCCTTCGTGGTGTGTGTTTTATTCTCAAGGAGTTTGTGTGTGTGCCGTTGCATAGTCCACCAATGACAAGGTCTTGGAGTGTTTTTGCACAATAGGAGCACCTACCCTCCACACACAAATTCCCTCAACCCACCCAAACCAATAATTCAGTAGCCTACATAACAGATGGTGACCAGGCAAACTTTAGATCCTTCAACATAAACACAATGGAAAAGtaggccaaaaagaaaagaaaaaagtgggGAAGGGGGAGGCGGTCCTATGCGATGTGTTTTGGGGGGGGCGGGTGGGGTTGGGGGGTTAGGGGAGAAAGTAAGAGAGAggtctctttttttctcttttccttgaaaataaaaagactaaaataccatTAAAATAGAcagaaaattggatgatgttAAAGTCAGATGACAAtccatgaattttgaaaaattaaggtgacatttctcttaaattttttttttaagatgaCAAATTGAAAGTGAAGTATAAGTTTAGATGACATTTCTACAAGAATCCTGTATTAAATACCCACAATTCATCCAACTAGACTTGGCCAATTGGTTCACTCACACGATTCGGCGGCCGTCAATATGACATCAATCACTTtccaaaaatttgaattttataaaACACCTTTCCTTTGCAAAAAGACAACCTCCAGAGCAACTTTTTTCAACTTCCATCTAGAAGATTGCCTATATAAATTTGAGGTCAACACCGCACAAGAAACCCAACAATCCATTTcctagaatatatatatatatatatatatatatatattttttttattcctaaCGAAGATATTTAGTGGAGGTGAGCCCTtagtttttgtcttttgtcGCGCATTGCATTAGccatttttacttttctacGTCGGCAATGAGATTCAAGCTTCCACTTTGGCTTATTGCAATTAGCGAAAAAGCAAACGTATGACAGGCTGAGATAAACTTCAGCGCAATTAGTTTTATTGTTAATGCACAGCACCTTCTTGGTTTCGGGTAAAATCGCAATTTCCTTTATGGTATTAGAGTTAGCTATCCGCGTGTCGGATTAAACAATCATACATGCTCTCATGTAAGGacagaattataaatttttcaaCGGGTGCTTTAGCCaaagttattagcttaaaatttaaatcataaaaaccaCGCTAGTTCGCCAACAGGGTCTAGCCAAGTGGAAAAATGCCTTAACTTGCAGACCGGTGGTCTTGGGTTTaaaccctcctcctccttgtagtttagattattgcttgttttttttttttttaatttttaaaaatacactAGTTCATAATTCCATTGACTAAGTTtcaataagttttttttcttttttaataagcAATATTGGATGAAGGGGAAATCGAACTTGAAGACTTCAAATGCAAGGGTAAATGTTAATTTCCAATAAGCTTTAACATaaacaaatacatattaaatgaaaccaaaaagcatatattatcaaaatgaaaatatgttcAACAACATACTTAAAGTGTacctattttaatttttaatgtgtATGTTTATTGATGCCGTGcaactaaattcataaagaCTTAAAACctttttggactttaattAATAGGCTAGTATATATTGGGCTATTTAGTTAGATAtatgtttgatttttaatGTTATCCCCAAAACCTCTTTTGGATTCCGCTATTGCACCCAAGTCAACCAATATGTATTACACTTGAGTAATACCACATGTGAGGGTGCATGTTGAGAGTAACCGTCATTATAAATTTGATTGTTGTCCACATTTGACTTTTCATTCGCTGCTGACTTTAATTTGTCTTTGAGCATCATTTGTATCCCCATCCAATTGTACAAGAgcattatttaatttcaaagatAAATTCGGCAGCTCATGTTTTTGACTAGGTTCCCACTTtaaaaagtcagcaatttcaACTAGGCCATACATGACCAGTACTTTTAGAAACTTCCTAAATGTGTATTTATAGTGTGTGTTCTGGACAGAAGACGGAACAAATTAACCACTTTGAGTTTCTGCCAATATGTTCTCCAAATCAAtccctctctttttcttaCTCTTCTGTCTTTTACACCATGCAGCGCTTGGTGCTTCGccacttttccatttttgtttcagCAAAGAAAACTACACTGCCAATAGCCCATATGGTGCTAACTTGATTCAGCTGTTCAATCTTCTGTATACAAAAGTTCCTCCTACTGGATTTGGCCTTGGATCAACTGGTGAAGGCCAAAACCAAGCGAATGGGCTAGCCCTATGTCGTGGGGACGTCTCAAGCCAAGATTGCAAGACTTGTGTCGTTGAGGCAAGCAAAGAGCTTGGTGAGCGCTGCCCTAGTAGAAAAGGAGCCATAATATGGTACGACAACTGCCTGTTCAAGTACTCAAATGTGAATTTTGCTGGGAAAATTGATAACAACAACAGGTTTTATATGTGGAATGTCCAAGAAGTAGATGATCCCAAGCCATTCAATGCGAAAGTTGAGGAATTGTTAAGCGGGTTATCTACTAAAGCTTCTTCTAACCCAAAGTTTTATGCTACTGGTGAGCTAGAGCTCAGCTCATCAGAAACGCTATATGGTTTGACTCAATGCACGAGGGACCTCTCTAGTTCCGATTGTAAGAAGTGTCTTGATGGTGCAATAAGCGAATTACCAAATTGTTGTGATGCAAAACGAGGTGGGCGTGTTGTGGGTGGGAGTTGTAACTTTCGATATGAACTTTACCCCATTGTTGATCCTTAACTAGATTATATAGCTCTCAGTCGGTTATGACCATGCAGCAATATTAATTCAATAAGTTCAGAACATGTTTAGAAAACATGTTAATTGTTATAAATCTGAAATGTTTATTACATATTATGCTTACAAATAAATGAAGTGATATGCATGGGACTTCTATTGCCTAATTTATCAGCCTCAACCCTCTTCattctgtatatatatttgaccATGCAGGTATACCAGAAATTTATTATTCCGAAACTCcagagtttaaaaaaaatgagcaAAGCACCAATAAGGGTTGGTCGAATTGGTAAGGATCGTTCTCTTCACTATCAAGGCCTATGTTTGAGTCCCGTTCCCGACAATCCCTGTTAGTGGGTAAtctgtaaaaacaaaaaaaaggggttaaGACCCTCGATAAGTCCTCAAAGAGGCCTTAGTATGCCCTAGCCCTGAGATGGGGCATCCCCTCCCTTAAACTTTTGTATCAGGCTTCTTCATATCCACTTTTTATAATCAATACATTGATACAATCAGAGacaaaaagagatatttaaGACTATTtaaggattaaaaaaaatccaatggaTTTAATCAGAATGTAATGACTTATAGGATTTTATTGATGGAATTGTATCATCAggatttttaacttttgaattttaaagatTATATCATAAGATTTTAGAAGATTGAAAAGGACCACATGGATTTATATGATCATATGATTTATATTTGGGCCTGACTAAATAGGGCTATAGTccaaaccaaaatttgaaatttttttaaatacctAGCCTAATAGATATAGTGAACCCATAATTTCATAcccttaaaagaaaagaaaaagggtagCCCTTGCATTATCCACAAGTACAGCAGCTGGACCAAAAAAGTGTTTGCTCCCAGTTGTGGTTTGATATTGATGTGTCATTTTATGGGGTTAGAAGAATGCGTTTCCTTGGGGGAAAATTTAGGGGGCGATTGGTATCCTATTCAAGTATGGaactcaaaaactttgatttttcttaaggagttctcaaattcattttttaaggTTCAAAAATTTGTTTGGTATGCAACTTGAAAACTGAATCATATCTTGAAACATTCTCCTTCTTTATTAAAGATAGACATTCCTTATTGCCCCCATGATGAAATAAGAGATCCCAATAACacatttgaaaaatcttttacGACTTGCTTCGCATGCTATCAAAGATCAATAACACATCACAAGACAACCATGATGCCTCAGGTCTAAAGACTAATTTGAATTATTGCAACTATGAGTTCTCatttgacatgtaaataaaacTCCATACGAGACTTCAATTGATTGCGTTCAATGTATTCATTCACCAATGAGCACCCACATACTTGTATTAAAGTCATCTCCGCAAATGCTTTGAGACTAACCATCCTCCTAATTGAGCATACATAATATGTGCTAATCTTGACGGTTTATTAGTGGCCATTTGATAATCTTATGATTATAAACATTTGAGATACTACAGTTAGAGATTAAAGGTCTCTCCAATCTAATCTTCTTCATATTACTTTATCTCTTATTTAGCATACCCTGGacatttgtttctttacaCGATACAAAAGATAACCAAATAAACTTGCCCTTTATTTATCATATACGAAACGTATTCTAAGGAGATTACATCAAATGTATTGGCTCTTAGAACACATTTCTAACAGCTCTGTGAATTGCAGGGAGTCggcaaaaaagaaagggataaCTTTaggttttgtaatttttgtctCACTCGTTTAAATATGGGTTTTGTCTCTCTTAGTACTAGAGAGCGAAAGAGAGACTAAGACTGAGACTGAGATTGAGAGTTATGATGGGTCGCTGAACATGAGGGCGGGGGAGGTTGGTACGTACGGTCGTGTGGTGGTTGGGTTAAGGGTGGTGTTTGTCATGGATGTTCCGGATGGGGATAGAGAACTGATCCCTAGGGGTGCATTGGTGAGAGCGGCTGGCGGTGTATGGGGCTTGTGGGttagtttttaatatttttttttatactttttaaaggatttttttttttgtgccaTGTCagcatagaaaataaaatttacatTTGTCACGTCAACATTTAAC
It encodes:
- the LOC18783202 gene encoding cysteine-rich repeat secretory protein 38, producing the protein MFSKSIPLFFLLFCLLHHAALGASPLFHFCFSKENYTANSPYGANLIQLFNLLYTKVPPTGFGLGSTGEGQNQANGLALCRGDVSSQDCKTCVVEASKELGERCPSRKGAIIWYDNCLFKYSNVNFAGKIDNNNRFYMWNVQEVDDPKPFNAKVEELLSGLSTKASSNPKFYATGELELSSSETLYGLTQCTRDLSSSDCKKCLDGAISELPNCCDAKRGGRVVGGSCNFRYELYPIVDP